The region TCTATTACAACACGCCCACATTTTTGTATCAGAACATAGATTCGTGGCATAAATACTTTGTCATGCTTCCAGTTTCTAATAATCGCCTTAGAAACGAGATAAACATCCACTTCTCGATATTTAACCTAATTGGGGCAATTGCGGATCTATCTGAATATGATGATATACACCACACATTAAATGTTTGCAGCCTTATAAGAGATTATCCTGTCTACTCTTTTTCTAACCCTGCCACAGACACTACATCTAGGGACCTTGTAGGTTCAGACAATGAAGAAGAATTAGATGAGTCAGTTCCGGCCTCTGAGAATTCTAGCATTCCTAATGAAATTTATTCATTGATACTCAATTGGAAAAAGTTAATACCGGTTCAAAATGGGACCCCATGCCATGCTTCAACTATAACCAAGGCATGGACACGCTTTTCTTTTCAATAAAAAGTCTTCCTGAGAGATACAAAACGTCTAAAGTGCAGGACAACTATTTCGCAGGGGAAATTCTCCACCGGTGGATTGTCATTTTTTTGAACTCCTTCTTGGTAGAAGAAGCTCTCACTAATCAAATTTCTAATATACGACAAAACAATCCTGTCACCTCTGACCAGAATTTTATTCATAATTTAAAAATTGTATACCAAAACCATAAATTTGAACGAGAAACAGCTTCAGAAAAAATAGAGATTAAATATAAAGCAAAACTGCCATTATTTGAATGGCTGATGTCATGTCCAATATGGATGTTCTATATAAACAGCAACTCCTCATTTTTTGCTTGGCACAACTACTTTGTTAGCGAGATTATATCAAATGAGATTGACGATATATTCGAGTATTTATTTCCAGACTACAAATATTCTACATCAAACCCAGCTACTCTGTTAGACTACTATAATTCTCTTGCAATTGTTGGTATGAGCAGCATAAAATTATCTACAAATGAAGAATTTACAAGAGAAATTATGCAAAAAACACTTTTGTCACTAAAATCTCAGTACGCTTTAGACAAAATAGAAAGTCTGGATAACAATATAAATTATACTAATCACAAAGAAGCAGGCTTAGATAGCTATCAGAATTTTATACGTTTCGAGATGCTTGATAAAGACTTAGACAACAATGAAAAAGCTGCAATTTACATATGGTTTGCAAGAAATGAAATAAAATATGATTGGACATCAATATATGACAATGAAAAGCAAGCAATAAAAGAAAATGCACTACTCTCTATAGTCAAAAGCATTGCCAACTCAGCTAATTACAATTTGAAGAATCATATGTTTGGAGATTATCAAACAACTAGGATAGTCACTCCTAATTCAATTTCATCGTATAGCTGCAGTAACTACTTTATACCTGCTTTAATAAAATTTGTAATACAACCAGAAATCGAAGGCTAAATTCAAACCAAACCACACTCATGCCCTCAACACAAACACACCTGCACACAGCCCTACTCTCATCACGAGAAATTCTGGAGGAGTTCCTGACTGAGGCTCCTCCAGATGCACAAAAAATTCTGAGCAAATCCTTTATTACTGCACGCCGCCGCACAGAATACAGACCGGACTACGTATACAAAAAAACACAGAGTAGGATTTATGGGGAGAAGCCTTCACATAGCCATATCCTACTAAGAGCCATAAACGATCTTTCCGAAACCTACCTCCGTTCCAACGGCAAGGGGTATGTTGTTCAAACTGAAATATTCAATGAATGGCAACACCTAATAACCAAAGTATCTCCACTGCTACTGACTTCAGCGGCAATCATTTCCGATTGCAACAATAGATGCTTCGGCAAGCCTGAAGAAATTGTGCTGGACAAAATTTCCCACTCATCACTGCCGACAATGGACTGCAGGATTCTTGACGATATGCTTGCCAAAAGAGGACTCGCAGAACTCCACATGCATCTCAACGGCACAACTGAAGCAGACAAGGTCTGGCTGGATGCTTTAGAAAGGCCCGATAACTTTGTTTCTTCTCTTAAAGAAGCATTTGGCGTAAAAATAGAAGAACAACTTCAGCAGACCTCACATTTTCTGCATTCAGCATTCGATGTGTACAAACTGCTCATCACAGCAGCCGTGCTGCGCCAATATCTTGCTAAAGCTGTCTTTGATAATGAACGAGAATCTTACATGGATTTACGGACAGTTTTCTCGCAGGATACTTTTATTGGGGATAAACAAAAGCAGTACTCATTCAAAACCCACCCGACCATTTATCATTTTCCCGCAGACCGCAAATATAAGCCACTGGCGCATGAAGGCAAGCTGCTTGTTCTGACCTTGAAAGAATTAGAATCCGGCGACGAATACATCGCACGTATTTTTCATTGCTATCTCCTGATTCAATCTTGCTTCAATAGCCTCCTTATCCAACAGCAAAATCAGTGTGGATTTGATCAATTTCAAAGAATTGCAGACAACAAACTTAGAGATCCGTCAGAAAAAGATTATGAATATAGATTCCATCAGATTGCCCATCACATGCCGGGAGATCAATGCCACATAGAAGGACGCTTCGCTCCCAAGGGCACACATCTAAAAAACAAAATCCTTCTCGACCAAATCGTTGCAGGATGGAAAAACCATAAAGACAAAGACCCAAACTCAAATCCGCAAAAACGGGAACTTTCACTTACCGCGCATTTCATTAAAAAAGAGGACAAGCACAACCACCCACTCTATCGGCATCACAAAATCCGGCAAGAACTGCTGATGAACAGCATGCGCCTGCATATGGTTCAAAAAGCTAACTCAAATTTCAAAACACTTATCACCTCAGCAGATGCTGCAGCGAACGAACTCCATGCAGGGCCGGAAGTATTCGCCCCTGCTTTCAGACTGCTTCGGGCCAAAGGGTGCAAAAACTTTACCTACCACGTTGGTGAGGATTTCCATCATTTAGCGTCAGGACTTCGCGCCATATGGGAAGCGGTTACGTTTTTAGAGCTATCAAGCGGTGATCGAATAGGTCACGGAACAGCTTTAGGTATTTCTCCGAGCCTGTGGCATGAAAGAATCGGGGGAGAAGTGATAGTCACAAGGCAAGAGTGGCTGGATACATTACTATTTGTCTATGACCAACTGCGCACGGACAAAGAATACGGAGCGGTTGCGTCGCAATTTGCTGATTATGCTCGAGAACATGCAAATCTAATATATCATCCAGAGAGAAGACCCAGCCTAATCGACTTGATTGCTGGTTGGAAAATGAGACATCTTGATCCCCTTATAATTTTCAAAAGTTCATTCGGCACGAGCCTCCCCATAACACCTTGGCGGCAACGTGAAGAGCAACTTGCGGTTCAACATTCTCCGTTTTGGGATAGAGACAAATCTTTCGATTTTGAAGCGGTCGAACGTTTGAAGGAAACAGAACCATTCAAAGCCTTAAGGGACTACCACGAAGACAAAAATATCAGAGAAAACGGCGAGCAACCAATTTCAGTGAGTTCAGACCAGATCCCATTGGACATAATTAGCGTGCTTCAAAACAAGGTAATCAAATTACTCAACGACAGACAAGTTGCCATGGAAGTCATGCCTACGAGCAATCTTAGGATTTCTCTTTATGAAGACTATGGCGAGCATCACATCTTCCGTCTTCTGGGCTGCGAAGACAGCAACATATCAGAACGCCCCACAATGTGTATTGCCAGTGACGATCCTGGAATTTTTGCAACCTGCCTTCGCAACGAATATGCCCACGTATACAGAGAATTGCGACAAAAAGGATACTCCGAACGCAAAGCACTCGCCGAGATTGAACACCTTATTGATAATGCGTGGGCTTTTAGGTTTAAGGCTGAAGAACACTAACTAACTTGTTAACTGTTAAGTTAAGACTATTTCCGCTTAAGGTCCCGTTACAGATTACTAAAAAACATATCATTCATGACCACTGTACATTCATCTTCCTGCACTTTTCCATCGTCAACAAACTCACCTTCCAAATATGCCAATATGACATCAACCATGCTTGTGCCAGACCCAGCAGTACCAACTTCTTTGTTATTTATTAAAATCTTAAAAGATTTACTCCCAAATTCTTCAAAGGATAAACACCCTACTTCATCGTAGTCACCAGAAAATAGTCCACAATCTTGTAGCAGGATCAATCTATTTCCTTCGATTAGAAGAGACGCCCAAAAAAAGGCTTGATAAGCTGTTTAAGATTAGCCACGGTAAAGCCATAAGTACGCGCAAAATTTAAAACATGAACTATTCAATTATTTAGAATAAAATCCATACATATTATTTATCCCCATTGGAACATTAACCAACTACAAGCAGCCACCCATGCAAGACATCTTCGACATCACAGAAAAAGAAATCCAAGAACTATCCGATTCAGACCTTCGTACTCTGATTGGCCTTCTATGCGAGGCAGAACTTGAGCGTAACAACCTCCCAGTCACCGCTGCAAAGTGGGGTGGAAACCAACGCGCCGCTGATGGTGGAATTGATGTCTATATAGACTTGGAGAATCCATCAAGAGCAATAGGAGAAATCCTACGCTGGAAAACAGGTATTCAAGTCAAACAAGACAGCATGCCTAAGAGCAAAATTAAGACTGAAATGTGTCCTAAAGGAGAACCACGCTCGATCCTTTCCGAACTGGCTCGCCAAAAGGGAGCTTACCTTATTGCATGCGGGAAAGAGTCAACTTCAAAAACTATGCGCGATGACAGGGAAAATTATATGCGCGAACTTTGCGAAACCATCCCTGAAGCTAACGATCTTAAATTAGTTTTTTTCGATAGTAGCAGTATTGCGACATGGACCCGCAAGCATCCCAGCCTAGTTTTATGGGTCAAAGGCAAGCTAGGAAAAAATTCAAACGGATGGCAGCCGTATGATAACTGGTCTGAATGCCCTAACGGAGTAGACGGAGAATTCATTATAGATGATTCTTCTAAAATTTATGATGACCGCAGCAAAAACACAGACGGATTATCGGCAGAGCACGGGCTAAACAGGATCAGAACACTTCTGCATGAAGAACGAAGCTGTATACGACTCGCAGGGCTATCAGGTGTCGGTAAAACCAGATTTGCTCAAGCTCTTTATGACGAACGCATTGGACAAACTCCCCTTCCAAAATCAATCGCCTGTTATACGGATATTGCTCATAGTCCATCCCCCACTCCGCGAGACATGGCTTTACAATTAATAGCCCTGAACAAAAGAGCCATCCTAATCGTGGATAACTGTCCACCCGACTTGCACGACGAACTCAGCAAGGTTTGCACCCGGCCAAACAGCAAAGTAAGCCTGCTAACCATCGAATATGATATTCAAGGCGACAAACCAGAACGAACAGAAGTGTTTCGTATGGAACCATCTTCCAACGATCTCATTGAAAAACTTATTTCAAGCAGATTCAAGGACATCAATAATATTGAAGCCAGACGAATAGCAGAATTTTCTGAAGGCAATGCTCGTATAGCGATTGCTCTCGCTGAAACATTCGAAAAGGGCGATGCAATCCTTACTCTTGAAAACAATGAACTTTTCAAACGTCTCTTCCATCAACGCAATGCTGAAGAGGATAGTTTCATGCGTGCAGCTGAAGTCCTCTCACTTGTTTACTCGTTCAATGGCGATGACGAAAGTCTAGGTTCCTCAGACAGTGAGCTTGATAAACTAGCCAAATTGGTAGGCATATCTACTATTGATTTGTATCACCACGTCAACACTCTGCTTAAAAGAGGCTTGGCTCAGAAACGCTCAAAATGGCGAGCCGTGCTTCCGCATGCAATAGCCAACAGACTTGCTAAACAAGCACTTGAGAATATTCCTGCACAATTGATTAAAAATGCTTTCGACAAAGATGGATCAGGCAGATTGCTTAAGTCATACACTAGGCGGCTGGGTTATCTTCATGATTCTGAGGCTGCTCAGGAGATAGTTAAGGGGTGGCTGCAGCCGGATGGTTGGCTTGGAGATGTTTCCAAATTGAATAAACTTGGAGTTACCCTGCTCACAAATATAGCTCCTGTCGCTCAGGAAGAGACACTTGAAGCAATTGAACGTGCATCAAACGGACCGGATGGAAAGACTTTCACTTCAAGAGATAGTGCGTACCATGATGACATTCCAAAATTATTGCACAAACTTGCCTACGCCCCCAATCTTTTTGAAAGATGTTGCCGAATTCTCTTGAAGTTTGCCATTAAAGACACGCCTCATGCATACGATTCATCAGTAAACTTAACCTCTTCCCTTTTTCAGCTTCGCCTTTCAGGCACAGAAGCAACCATTGAGCAACGACTAGGTGTTTTATCTGACTGCGTCACTGCAAGCCCTTCATATGTAAAAATGAGTATTCGAATATTTGAACGACTTCTTGAAGCTGAACACTTCAGTTTACAACTCCCCGTTAACTTTGGTGCTCTCCCTCGAAGATACGGATACACTCCTAATGGCTATAGTGATGTTCTCAACTGGTATGTAAAAATTATGGATTTTGTACAAAAGATTGCCTTGAATAGGCCATTACTAAAAAATGAGTATTTAGAAATAATTGCAGATAAATTTCCAGGAATCTGGCTAAAAACCCCAGCTCAAAATTTACTCTATAACTTTGCTGACAAAATTAGACAAAAGCAACTCTGGCCAGATGGATGGATCGCTGTACGGAAAACACTAGCCAACCCCTCATGTGATAATGAAAACACCTCCAGACTTTTAGAACTTGAAAAAAGACTAGCTCCCAAAGGCCTATATGAAAAAGCAATTGTTTGCTTATTTAATAAAAATTGGAAATTGCAACATTTAGCCGAAGCCAAAGCGGGAGTTACCCTTGGGTGGAACTGTGCAGATAGCTATATATTTGAGCTTGGAAAAAAAATATCTCAAGATAAAGAGATCCTTCAACGATTAGGCCCCGAACTTGTATCCAATAAGGCTGAAATATCTAGTTTCGGCAATGGCCTAGTCGCTGGATGCAAAAATCCAACACAAATTTGGAATGAGCTTAAGTCATATTTTGAACTCGTAGAAAAAGAAAAGCGCAACATATCAATTTTACTTGGATTCCTTAATGGTACGCAAAAAAGAGACTTTAATTTATACAATAAAATTTTAGACGAAACTATATATGATAAAATTCTTGGAGAATATTTTCTAGAAATTCAATGTCAAAATACGATCGACACAGCAGCAGCAAAACGCATTTTGCAAGCTCTTCCAAATTATAAAGCGAAAAATAAATATGAAAGCCATCCATGCATACACATCAAACCATGTGCTAAAATCGATCCCAAATTGCTGAATGACATTCTTTCTACGCTATGTGAGACCCAGCAAGGTAGAAAGGCAGCCCTGCGTATTATTTCTATGAAAATCAGCAAAGACAAGGAAGACAGCAAACTTACCTTACTCGCTCAGGACCTTTGTTTCAACCTGCTCACTGACCGATTATCACAAGATGAGCTTTTATCTTTTCGAAATATTATTGCATGCTGTTTTGGAGCAGATAAATATGCAGAAAAGGCTCATGATTTTTGCCAACTTGGACTAAAATCATACACAACAAATAACGTTAATATCATCAAGAACCTAACGCCCACAATTAACTCATTGATTGAGGTACACCCACAAGTTGTACTGAACACTTTTTTACTCAACACTGATGGCAGACCACTTAGTAGGGCAAAGGCACTCCATAACTACGACACAGCCTTTTTAGTCGCGCCGCATGCAATCAAATGGTGTGAAGAAGACCCGAAAATCCGTTTCCCCAAACTTTCAACCGTTACGCCTTTGTTTTTTACAGACATTAGTGGAAGAGCGATAAGCCTGAACCCAGTAGCCGAACAACTACTTGAACATGCTCACAAGCACCCAAAAATATTGAAAGAACTAACCCCATTACACTACCCAGAAGAAATGGAGTATTACCCATACTCATATGTTTTGAGCTCATACGCTACTTTCTTCATAAGCTACCTCAATTACAAAGCCCCATGCGTACAGGAATGGGCAAGCGAACAACTAACAGAATTAAGAAAACGCATTGCACGTCAAAAAATTGCTGAAGAGAACGAAGCTAAGGCGAGGCACGAATCCTTTGAATAATCTCCGGGAAACTAAGATAGAGACGGACGCCAGCCTCATACAGCTACCAGATACGGCTATCAACCATCGCAACAAGAGCCTTTAATTTTTCATCACCGCATGAAAATCTATTACAATCGAAGACATAGTAAAGCCCTCCGCTGTTCGGGACATCCTCATGACCAAGGTGAGGAGCTACATCTTCATACGGTTTCAGTCTAGCAATTATGGCACGGCCATGTCTCTCAGCTATTGTCGTGGTTCCTGCTAAAACAGCTACCCCGTGCTCAACGACAGAATCAACAGCATCATAAATATTATCACTCTCTCTAAAAATTTTCATAGCCAAATTTAACTCCATCAAAGTCAGAACTTATCTCAAATATCTCGGTGGAACCGAGAGTTCGAACATATGGGCATATAGATCAACATTATTCTTTAGACGTTCCCAAAATAATTTTCTCCAAATAATACATCAATCGATATCTAAACTTTCTCTTAAGCCCATGAGTACCATAAAGACAACAACTTGGGTCTCTCCGCTCAAAAAGAACAGGCATTGGATTATATTGTTTCACAATAGCCTCAGGATCTGAGACATCAATATCAGAAATATTATTCCATTCGTCAGAGGTAATTTTTATACTTGAAGTCGGAATACTTGCTATTCCGTCAAAGCTTCTATTTAGAATAACCCATTCTCCAGTTTCCATAGGTTGTTTCTCTCCAGTACAATCACCAACAAGATTACTACAATAAAAAACTTCCTCGATAGGAATAGTAAGCTCAAGTGAAATTCCTTTGTACTGCTTATAAGCTCCTTCGTCGCCGAATGAATTTAAAACATCCATATGAACATTAATTTTCTTTTGAGATTTTGCCTCTGCATTTTTCTTTAATTTGATCCAAGACTCCAAGTACCCAGACTTATCCCTTTTTGTAAACCTCCCCAAGTTAGTGCCATCCGTAAGTAGAGTTTTCTTGGGGTGAATGTGTTTGGACATACTCGACAGGAGTCATGTCTCCGAGCGATTCATGGGGGCGCTCTTCGTTGTATTGCCGAATCCAGTCTTCGGTTATGCCCTTGACCTCTGATAACGTTGAGAACAGGTAAAAATCCAAAACCTCGTTGCGAAACGTTTTGTTGAAACGTTCAATGTATGAGTTATGAGTCGGTTTGCCTGGCTGGATGAATTCCAGCGCAACACCATTTCTTTCGGCCCAGTCTGCCAATGTTACCGAAATAAGCTCTGGACCGTTATCCATCCTCATTTTCTCAGGAAAACCGCGCCATGCTGAGACTCTGTCCAGTACACGAGTAATCCTTCCAGCGGGTAGACTTGTGTCGACTTCAATTGCCAAGCATTCGCGGCTGAAATCATCAAGCACATTAAAAGTTCTAAACCTTTGTCCACTCATCAGCGAGTCATGCATAAAATCAATTGACCAACAGATGTTGGCTTTTGGCGGTACTGATAAAGTCTGAGGGTTCCGGGAAGGTAAACGTTTCTTCCCCTTTCGCCGGAAATTCATTTTTAGCATGCAGTAAACTCGATAAACCCTTTTATGGTTCCAGCGGTGTCCGCGTTTGCGCAGCAGGACGAACAATTTTCTGAAACCGTAACGAGGGTACCGATCAGCCAACTTAAGAAGCATTTCAATAATCAACGAATCATCTCGCGGATTAGGCTTGTAGCAATACACTGAGCGGCTCAAGCGCAGTGCGCTGCATGCTTGCCGAATACTGAGGCAAAATTCCTTACGGAGATAGTCAACAAGCTCACGCTTCTCAGCTGGCTTTAAAGCTTTTTTGCTATGACATCCTTCAGAGCTTCATTTTCAAGGCTCAAGTTGGCAAACATGTTTTTGAGCTTACGATTCTCTTCTTCGAGGTCTTTCAAACGACGAATATCGGAAGCTTCCATACCACCGTATTTCGACTTCCACTTGTAGTACGTGGCTTGACTGACCTTGTAATCCCGGCAAACGTCTGCGACTTTGCGACCGCCTTCGGCTTCTTTCAGGATCTTGATAATCTGGCTTTCACTGAATCTGGATTTCCGCATCGAAACAACCTCCTTCATGGCTGTCTTTATCAGAAATCTCTACTTTGCGCTGGGACTAATATACGGGAGGGCTACATTTTAATCTCTCTTCTTAGTCGTACTTCTTTTAACCCTGCATTCTTCAAATTACGTTGAACATGACTATACAATTCTCTAATTTCTGCACAGATATCATCTATACGATCGCTTGATAACTCTTTTAGTAGCTTTAAATTTCTAGCATTAAAAATATCCATTCTATGTTCACTATGCATACAATCAAAAAAGACTCTATCCTGGTACCTAGGGAAAATATTTAAATCTAACGCAATCGTAGTAAAATATACAAGCAATGCATATCCGAAGCCTTTATAGCGGCTAAAACCATCAAAACGATCTCCACCACCCCCCCACTTCCTATACAATTTAATAGAAGTTCATCCCTAATTTTATATGGAGTTACTTGAGAATCACCAAATCTAGGAAAATAGTCACACTGTCTAGTCACTTCAAACACACTCATACATAACACCCCTTAACTGCACTCACCATCATCATAAGAACTAGCCCAACCCAACATACCACACTCCCCACTCACATATCCTCACCCACAATCATCGAAAAAGTGGTGGGAAAGTGGTGGGATTTTGCAGAAAAAGAAAAAGCCTCACAAAGAAAAATCTTCGTAAGGCTTTGATTTCTATGGTGACCCCGGCAGGAATCGAACCTGCGGCACCAGGATTAGGAATCCTGTGCTCTATCCTACTGAGCTACGGGGCCACTTTATGTGGAAACGGATGGAAAATTTTAGCGTAATTCTCCGTCCAAGGCGAGAATTAATAAACAAACTGGTTTTCGATTGCAAGTAGTTTTTACCCTATCCTTGAATTTACCATGCAATTCAACCACAAATTATGCCTATTCCTTACTCAGCCTACTTATTTCCTTAAAATTATACCCACCATCCCAACTCATGGTTGACAGACGTATACATTCATGCAAGAACGCTTCTCAGCTTAACAGTGTTAAGTAACGGAGAAGCTACAATGAATACTACGTCTAACATACTGGATACACAACAGCATCCCCTACGTATGGTGATTCTGGATGCGGCCCGCAAACTTTTTGCCGAGCATGGCTACGCGCAGGTTTCCATGCGCAAGCTGGCCACCACAATTGGCTACTCCCCCACTACCATCTACCATCATTTTAAAGACAAAAAAGAGCTATTCCTATGCCTTACAGAAGAGACTTACCGTGATTTCCTGCAACGCATCAACGGGATCATCGCAGCAACGCCTCCGCCACGCGAAGCTCTTAAAAACATACTTTACACCCTTGTCGATATGGGACTGGAAAATCCGAACGCATACCGGGTCGGTTTTATGATGGAAAGCGATCTCTGGAAGGATCATGATTCCCATTTCCAGAACAATCCGCTGGGCAAGACCATGTACAACCGCATCAACAAATGTGTTCGGGCCTGCCTGCCAAAAAACGCAGGAGAAGAG is a window of Maridesulfovibrio sp. DNA encoding:
- a CDS encoding TetR/AcrR family transcriptional regulator — translated: MNTTSNILDTQQHPLRMVILDAARKLFAEHGYAQVSMRKLATTIGYSPTTIYHHFKDKKELFLCLTEETYRDFLQRINGIIAATPPPREALKNILYTLVDMGLENPNAYRVGFMMESDLWKDHDSHFQNNPLGKTMYNRINKCVRACLPKNAGEEDILVTANSVVAATHGLTSLLITYPTFEWGPLDRLKRQVIDSAVDAIG
- a CDS encoding IS3 family transposase (programmed frameshift), with the protein product MRKSRFSESQIIKILKEAEGGRKVADVCRDYKVSQATYYKWKSKYGGMEASDIRRLKDLEEENRKLKNMFANLSLENEALKDVIGKKALKPAEKRELVDYLRKEFCLSIRQACSALRLSRSVYCYKPNPRDDSLIIEMLLKLADRYPRYGFRKLFVLLRKRGHRWNHKRVYRVYCMLKMNFRRKGKKRLPSRNPQTLSVPPKANICWSIDFMHDSLMSGQRFRTFNVLDDFSRECLAIEVDTSLPAGRITRVLDRVSAWRGFPEKMRMDNGPELISVTLADWAERNGVALEFIQPGKPTHNSYIERFNKTFRNEVLDFYLFSTLSEVKGITEDWIRQYNEERPHESLGDMTPVEYVQTHSPQENSTYGWH